The sequence TGTTTCAACCTGTCTTTCCTATCGAATCAAACTAAATAAAGACTAGTTAACGAAAGAAGACCTTTGCGTATTCAGATGAACTACGCAAAGGTCTTTAAATTTAGCGTTTTCGATTCATTCTAGGGGACGAACTCAAAGGTCTCAAGCAAAGAAGTTCGCTATAAAAATATGACTATAAAATCATCTGTACACTAACCAATTCCCGTAGTTTTGAACGGTCTCTTATACAGGTGATTTTTAACTTTTCCATTCGTATTTATTCACTTCATCCCACTCATTAAATAATCAAGTATAACTTTTTTAAGCAGTATTAACTGTTTTTCTGGTGCTACATCAAGTTGAATGAAGCCGATATTTTTTTGGATCGAAAGTTTTTTTGCGAACGTGACAAAAGCGTTAATCAATGTGATTAATGACTGCTCAATATCGATGTCTGTTCGAATCGATCCATCTTTCATCGCGGTTTTGATAATTTCGGCATAAATATGAGAAATTTCTCGGTAAATTACTTTGTATTGTTCGGTATCTTCAATTGGTTCAGACAGGAGCATTGAATAAATCTCAAAGTCCTCAATCATTTTGAAATCATTTCCTTCTGCAAATTCTTCTAGAAAATGATCCATTAACGCTTCGATTTTTTCAATACTCGTTATCTCCATGCTATGAATGTTTTGGAAAAGCTCAAGGAATTTTTCGAGTCTTCTCGTTGCAATTCCAACAGCAATTTGTTCTTTTTTTGGAAACAGCCGAAAGATCGTCGCCACACCTAAGTTAGCCGCATCTGCTATTTCTTGCATCGTTGTTTTTTCGATGCCTTTTTTTGCAAATAACACTTCTGCTGCATCTAAAACAGTGACAATTCGATTTTCCCTATTTTTTTTGAGTTCCAGTTCATAGCGGTCCATTGGTTTCATTATGTCGCATCCTTCTTTTAAATTCATTATGTCCATTATACGGGAAAGAAACTGGAGTTTCACATGATGTACTATTTAAACTCGCCTTAACAATCTTCCAAATTGACAATTATTTTATTCTTTGATAGTATGACTATCAAGGTGATAGTTTAAAATCCACATGATTTTCCACCTATATTTTTATAGATACTTTTTTCGAAACAGAAAGGAGAGAATAGATAATATGACGAATCAAAACAGTAATTGGGATGAAATCGTTGATGTCGTTGTTCTTGGTACAGGAGGAGCTGCTTTAACTGCTGCGACACTTGCACATGATAACGGCGCAAAGGTGTTAGTACTAGAAAAGTCTTCTGAGGTAGGCGGTACAACTGCAATGTCAGGGGGAGTTCCTTGGATTCCAAACAACCACTACATGGAAGAAGCAGGAATTGAAGATTCAAAAGAAAACGCTTACAAGTATATTCAGCGTTTAGGACACGGGAAAGAGCCAGATCCTTCGTTAGTAGATGTATTCATAGAAGAAGGACGCAACATGATTAAGTATTTACATGACAACACGCCTGTACAATTTGCGATTCCACCTGCTTACGGTGACTATTACGCAAATCTACCTGGCGGAATTGTGGAAGGCCGTTCATTGGACCCTAAACCATTTCACTTACAAGAGTTAGGTGAATGGGAACATAAAATTCGTCGTAACCCGATTTTCCCACCATTAACACTAGCTGAAGGTGGCGCGAACAAAAACGAAATCGATTATACCGTTATGGCAGAACGAATGGAAAAGAACATTACAACGATGGGACGTGCGCTCATCGGTTCACTCATGAAAGGCATAATCGACCGTGGCATTGAAGTGCGTACAGAAACACCTGGCTACAAGCTATTCCAAAATGATGACGGCGCAGTTATAGGGATTCTCGCACTACATAACGGCCAAGAAATCAAAATTGGTACACGTCAAGGGGTTGTTATTGCAAGCGGTGGCTTTGAATGGAACGAGGAGTTAGTAAAATCGTTCTTACCTGGTCAACCAAAACACCATCTTTCCCCTCCTTACAACGAAGGTGACGGGTTAATCATGGCGATGGAAGCAGGAGCAAAACTTGCGAACATGAGTGATGCATGGTGGTATCCTGCAACACAAGACCCTTCCATCGAATATGAAGGTCGCGTATTTAACTTAATCAATAGCCCGCGTTCATTAAAACACGGAATTATTGTTAACAGTTTAGGTAAGCGTTTCGTCAATGAAGGAACAGCATATAAAGATATGCCACGTAAGTTCCACTTGTATGATGAAGCAACACAAACGTATCCGAACGAGGAAAATACATGGATCGTCTTTGATAGCCAATTGAAAGATAACGAGTTAGTTGTAACGATTGCTGCAGGCGAAGATGCACCTGAATGGATGAACCAATCAGATAGTTTAGAAGAACTAGCTGGTAAAATTGGTGTGGATGCAAAAGGTCTTGCACAAACGGTTGAGAAGTTTAATGGGTATGTTGCACAAGGTGAAGATCTTGATTTCCATCGTGGAACGACTTATTTCGAAGGAATGGGTCAAGGTGGCGGTAAACCAGAACTTAACCTTGGAACAATCGAAAAAGGACCATTCTACGCGATTCCGATTTACTACGGAACACTCGGTACAGCAGGTGGACCACGTGTCGATAAAAACGCGCAAGTCATTAACGTACGCGACAAGAAAATCGAAGGACTTTACGCAGCAGGTAACGCAGCAATGTCTATTTTAGGACCTGTTTATCCAGGCGCTGGAGCGACAATTGGACCAGGTATGACATGGGGTTACTTAGCAGGTAAAGCTGTTGCAACAGCTGAAAAACGCGACATCAACTAATTATTTAACAACAAAGGAGATTTTTAACATGCCAGCAGGAGTTCATGAAACACAAATTAATGTACCAATTGAAGAAGTATGGGATTTCGTAAGTTCAATTAACAACTGGGCGCCACTTGTACCAGGTTATATCACACACGATTTAATTAATGAAAACGAGTCAACTTGGGAGTTTAAAGGTGACCTTGGTTTCATGAAAAAGACTGTTAAATTGAAAGTTGATATTACGGAATGGGGAGAGCCAACGCTTGTCACATTCAAATTGACAGGTACATCAGATAACTTTAAAGGTGGCGGCTTTTTCAAAGCTGAAAAAATAGACGATAACTCGACGAAAATGGTCGGTTCGTTAGACATTTCCGCTGGTGGTGCGATGGGACCAATGGTTAACGCTATTTTGAAAAGCTTTGTTCCTAAAACTGCTGAAGAACTTACAATTGCAGTTGCAGAAGAAATCGCTAAAGTGAAAGCTTAATCAATCAAATTCAATTGCTACAAAAATACCAGGCATCCATTCAATTCTAAATTGAACGGGTGCCTGGTTCTTTTTCCGCTTAATATGAATGAACACTAGATAATTAAATAGGAACTGCAGCGTTCAGTAACAGCCCATCTTCCACCATTATTCAGGATTTAATTCAAAAGAATATTGAACCACCGACATCCATGTAATACGCAGTGCCGTCCACCGCGTCAATCATGCGCACATGACCGAACGTTAACGGGAACGATGGTACATACGTCAACCGGTAAAACGTTTCGCCTTCTTCATCGAACTCCATTGACCACGCCAATTCCATCTTCAGCTGTCGCTTCATCCGTTCTGCCGCCTCTGCTTTCGTTAGTACAGGCACAGTGGACACGTCTGCAGGCGGGAATTCCTCTGTCATTTCCATCGATGCGGAGACAATGCGTCCAGAATAGATGCCGACCTGGACTGCCACTTTGATACTATCGACTGGCACACCGTTCACATGATACTGGAAATAAAATTCTTTCGCCTCTTCACCCTCGACTTCCTCTTCATCATCGAGCCACTCTTTCACTTCATCGAGCCAGTCATCAGCGTCTACTTCGTCATCCGTCCAATACCCATCCACATACTCATCAGCTTCCTCATTCAGCTCATCAAACTCATCAATTAGTTCATCTACAACATTCTGCAGCTCTTCCCATTCATCCTCCTGCTCAACTTGCTCGAGCTTAAACCGTTTCTCAGCGTCAGGAAACAGACCGAAGAGATAATTCAATGCGCGTTGCTGCAATATCTCCTCGTCTAGATTCTCCTCATTGCCTGCCCACGCCTCGCCGTTATAGACGAAAACCGGCCGCTCTGAACTGTCATAATGGATTGTAATCATCCCCGATTCATAGGCTGTTTCATAATCGACGGATACCGGAGCCGGCAATGAATCATGTTGCCACTTTTCGACACGGAGTCCCTCGTCCAAGCGCTCCCCAATCTTCACATGCTCATCTGTCACACCAACCATTTGAAGGAAACTGTTGCCCTCTGAAGTATGCGGAGGAAATGGTTCATATACATTCCCTTCCGCAACAGTGTCCGCTTTTTCACCAGATGCCGGGATATCAACGGCCGCTTCCTTCAATGACCAGACGAGACGGTATGTATTATCGCCATTGCGGAACAGCTCTGTATCGGTCTTATGGAATTCGAGTTCAAAGTCGGTGCATGCAATATATGCGGCCTCCGCTTCTTCCTCTGCTATTAACTGCTCCGGATAGACGATGTTTGCTGGCCCCTCCTCAAAAGAGAACTGCATGATCCGTCCGCCCGCTGTAATCGTCAACGAAAAGCCAATGCCCGGCAAATCAAGATTGTATCGTTCTTCTTTTATCCCGTATTGGATCAAATAGAGCCCTTCCAAGTCGATCACCGACTGCAACCGGTACGTCTTCAGCTCATCCGGATGAAACATTTGTATGAATGCTTCCGCAACTGGCGGAATATCCTCTGCCTTTAAATCACCTGATCCGCCATACTCTTCGGCATCAATATAGTCGAATCTCTTCAGCCGGCCAGCGTCATCCACCGAGCAAACTGCGAACGGCTCCTCCGCTCCCTCTTCTTTTATGTAAAACACTTCGTCCTCTTCCGCATGATCAAAATCAAAAATGGACGGTTCGAACGTCACTGGCATCTTCAGCCACGCGGCCATTGTATTCAACGTTTTCTTCATATAGCAAGACTCCTCCCTAACCTTTTCGCTATTCAATCAGTATAATGAATTTCCCCGCGGCTGTACAAGGAACTCTATCAAATTATTTACAATGGAGAAGAGAGCGTACCAGGTTCTTTGTAAAGGTAGCTGTGCCAGAAACATTCATGTAAATTCAGCCAGTTTGGATATGAATACAAGAATATTTCAGAAATCCAAATGTCTCAACATTTCAATTTTATCTTTATGTCATTGGAGTGTATTGTCTGAATTCAACGTGAAATAGGTACCTTTCACTAAAAAAACAGTACACATGCATCATTGAATCCAATACTTATTTCCTCCAAACTTTCCGATAGTCCACTCTTCCGTTGCTATCCAGTTCAATGTTCGCATAAGGGTTTTCTTTCGGCTCATAGACCGTATGGAAACGGTGATTGCAATAGAAAATCGCATACGTCGACTTC is a genomic window of Sporosarcina oncorhynchi containing:
- a CDS encoding FAD-binding protein, which gives rise to MTNQNSNWDEIVDVVVLGTGGAALTAATLAHDNGAKVLVLEKSSEVGGTTAMSGGVPWIPNNHYMEEAGIEDSKENAYKYIQRLGHGKEPDPSLVDVFIEEGRNMIKYLHDNTPVQFAIPPAYGDYYANLPGGIVEGRSLDPKPFHLQELGEWEHKIRRNPIFPPLTLAEGGANKNEIDYTVMAERMEKNITTMGRALIGSLMKGIIDRGIEVRTETPGYKLFQNDDGAVIGILALHNGQEIKIGTRQGVVIASGGFEWNEELVKSFLPGQPKHHLSPPYNEGDGLIMAMEAGAKLANMSDAWWYPATQDPSIEYEGRVFNLINSPRSLKHGIIVNSLGKRFVNEGTAYKDMPRKFHLYDEATQTYPNEENTWIVFDSQLKDNELVVTIAAGEDAPEWMNQSDSLEELAGKIGVDAKGLAQTVEKFNGYVAQGEDLDFHRGTTYFEGMGQGGGKPELNLGTIEKGPFYAIPIYYGTLGTAGGPRVDKNAQVINVRDKKIEGLYAAGNAAMSILGPVYPGAGATIGPGMTWGYLAGKAVATAEKRDIN
- a CDS encoding CoxG family protein, with protein sequence MPAGVHETQINVPIEEVWDFVSSINNWAPLVPGYITHDLINENESTWEFKGDLGFMKKTVKLKVDITEWGEPTLVTFKLTGTSDNFKGGGFFKAEKIDDNSTKMVGSLDISAGGAMGPMVNAILKSFVPKTAEELTIAVAEEIAKVKA
- a CDS encoding TetR/AcrR family transcriptional regulator, with the protein product MKPMDRYELELKKNRENRIVTVLDAAEVLFAKKGIEKTTMQEIADAANLGVATIFRLFPKKEQIAVGIATRRLEKFLELFQNIHSMEITSIEKIEALMDHFLEEFAEGNDFKMIEDFEIYSMLLSEPIEDTEQYKVIYREISHIYAEIIKTAMKDGSIRTDIDIEQSLITLINAFVTFAKKLSIQKNIGFIQLDVAPEKQLILLKKVILDYLMSGMK
- a CDS encoding YcdB/YcdC domain-containing protein; this translates as MKKTLNTMAAWLKMPVTFEPSIFDFDHAEEDEVFYIKEEGAEEPFAVCSVDDAGRLKRFDYIDAEEYGGSGDLKAEDIPPVAEAFIQMFHPDELKTYRLQSVIDLEGLYLIQYGIKEERYNLDLPGIGFSLTITAGGRIMQFSFEEGPANIVYPEQLIAEEEAEAAYIACTDFELEFHKTDTELFRNGDNTYRLVWSLKEAAVDIPASGEKADTVAEGNVYEPFPPHTSEGNSFLQMVGVTDEHVKIGERLDEGLRVEKWQHDSLPAPVSVDYETAYESGMITIHYDSSERPVFVYNGEAWAGNEENLDEEILQQRALNYLFGLFPDAEKRFKLEQVEQEDEWEELQNVVDELIDEFDELNEEADEYVDGYWTDDEVDADDWLDEVKEWLDDEEEVEGEEAKEFYFQYHVNGVPVDSIKVAVQVGIYSGRIVSASMEMTEEFPPADVSTVPVLTKAEAAERMKRQLKMELAWSMEFDEEGETFYRLTYVPSFPLTFGHVRMIDAVDGTAYYMDVGGSIFF